In the genome of Arachis stenosperma cultivar V10309 chromosome 6, arast.V10309.gnm1.PFL2, whole genome shotgun sequence, the window TTATCTTAATAGCTTATCCTAGAGTTATAGATTTGGACTTGTAATTCTTTACAAGTGATGGTCCACTTTATAGTATTAGAAACCTTTTGAACTTTGAATAACTAGAACGGACATAAGTTACTCTATAATGGGACTCGTTGTGAATTACTTTAATTATTAAGATTTTAAACCTTTATTAGAGGAACAAAATAGAACTCAAGAATTTATGACACTATCACCTACATTTCCAAAAGGTaccaaaattgaaaatttgttgAACACAAGGTAAAAcctgttaatttattttttaacagtAACTTTGTTCAAATACATTGTATTTTCTTTGTCTAAGAAGACTTGCATTCACATTAAGTAGGAATAAGACTTTCTTGTTGAAGGGCTTCCTTCCCAATAATGCCTtctttcaaatctttaaaaGTACTTTCACCAAGTCTACCCATTATAATATCATCCAAAACACCCCAAGAAAGCTGCCTATAATTATCAcctaaaagacaaaaaaaattgattcaCATGATGAACCAATCTAACACTATACTTGTTCTCTCGATAAGGAGCACAAGCAGATTGTCTATCCCAGCGCGATATTTTCGATGCTGAATTGGATACATAACAATGATCTCCACTATCATTCCCACAACAATTGAGCAATGCAGAAGTTCCCAATCCCGGTTAGAACCTGTTTGAGAAACCAATGTTAAATGTCATTGTAAAAACATATGTTATTATAAAAGTAAAGAAGAAAGCTAAACCAAAAAGATTAACTAAAAGCACAAAAGACGCATTGaaattaacatagataaatagaTTGCATAACctttaaatttcatttttaCTGAGATAATAAAAAGATCAGATTCATTTTACCGGTTGAAAATGGTCAATTTGATTTGTAGAATCAACCAGATGAGCAGCCTTGCCAAAGAAAGAATGAACTCCAGTGGTAATTATATCACCCGAAAAAAGGATACTAGCATCCTCCTCAACCTATTTCCCATCTCGAAGGATCTGAATAATCATTTTAGCAAtactaattaaaaaaacaaaacatatgTGAACCAAATACTGCTGCctaaattttatatcaaaatcCAAAATTAACTTCTGGAAAGTGGAAGATATAAACTTTATATCAACACCTTGGCTTTATGCGCTAGACAAGCCATGGGAGCAACGACAGCATTACCAGCATTGTTCTCTTCTAACAAACTTATAATTGAATTGATAAGCAAAAGTGTAATAATCCCAACAAAGTCTTGccaatcaagtgattttttctGAATAACATGACTATgaaaatcaagaaaatataaaaataaaaaataaaaaaagataaaatgcGCCGGGGGAGGGGGGCTTTTTAGCCCTCTACAATTTCTACAACTATTTCTACTAGTTTTCCTTCTATTCTGTGAATTCACACAcgtataaaaataaatcaaaattctcAGGTCAATAAATGAGCAAAGTATTCATGATCTTACTCCTCCTATTTGTCAAAGCAATGGCCATGACTGTTGTAGCTTCCATGACCTATGAAAGAGGATTCCACATGAATCCCAAGAACTTTAGAAGTTCTCTTTCCTGTAAAAACCATAACAACAGAGCAtaggattttaaaaaaattaaaaaagtaaaagaatttTACTGctcaaaatttttttcgttttcttttttcctCCATCTTTTTTTCACCACTAACAATgctaaaagaaaaacaaaatataaaaaatgttaaaagaaaaaatctGCTTCTCCTCAAGTTTGTTATGGCCAAAGATACCAAGTCTCTCCTGAACAACCTTTGTTGTGAGACCATTTTGGTCACACCTTAGAGTCTGAAACACTTTCTCAATTGGCACATTTTCCTGCAAACAAAACCACCCAAATTATAAAACacaaataacataaaaaacaaaaaaaaaaaaaaatcatactcTCTCGAAAAAAGAGAGCAAAAAATATGCAAAATCAGAACATAAACTCAAATTCCAAGCACAAAACATAGAAGAATTGAAGAATCTAGTAGAAGTTCAAATTTCAAACAACTTCATcaacatttaaaaaatatatataaaaaatagagtAATTGTGTTGCTTTGTTTATTTACCAAGTTCACAGCTTCATTGAGAACAACATGCATGGCGTCACCTTCATTGGTAATTTCTTTTTACCTTAGCCAAACACAGAAACTTCTAGCTCTCTACAAAACCAAAGGTTCAAACTTTAAGTGAAATAtatcataataaattaataaattaataatactcaaaaaagaaaagaaaagaaaagaaaatttacacaaagaaaatagaagcaCCTTTAGCTATTTCTAAAATCCAACTCTTATgataaaatattagtaataacTAAAAGTCATTATGATTTGGAGCATGTGTTAATATGAAAGACAATCCCTACAATAGAGAGAGTCTTGTGCATATTCTCGAGGCTGTATCAATTAGCTTGTAAGCTGAATGATGAGTTTACACTTTAATCTTCATGCGACAAGCACTTATCAAGATTAACCGCATCAAAATCTAATTAGTAAGAGAATTTTCATTACAGCACCTCCATTGTTGATAACTTCACATTGACTCtaaaaaaagttattatttGTCAATTGTTGAGATTCATATATACCATAATACCGACATTATCTAAAACCCTACTATCCCAGTTTATTATGtaactaattaattaagaaaCGAAATTAAGCATATTTATGAAATTCAAAGACATTGAGACTTAGATAAGACAAAAATGTTATGTCTCTATCCCTACatctttatttcttttgatATTTCTACATCTTTTTGTTGAGACAAGTATTAAAACAATCTATCTATATATGTCTTTAAAATTAAGTGATAAATTCACATATTTACTTAAAAACATTAAAAGGcctttcaaattaaaattactggagaaagcaaagattaatcCATGTAATTGAAGAGAGAATGATGAGGAGTCAAATGTTAATATTAActcaaatacaaataatttcTATTGGCAGCATGATGAAAGTGATCAATCGTGCCTAGTAATTAACAAGTAATCTTTGCGTACAAGTATTTTACATTTACAAGCTTTATAAGTCTAAACGAACCCACCCATTAAACGCACGCGCTGCTTATGtaattttaaatcaattcaaatcaattaacgcataaatatataactttcatttttttaaagatttcgtttctttttttgagttttttttgcCAAATTTATTGGATCTCTTTTGTGCATTCTCTCTTTGCTTcgtttttttcaattttcatggtttctgaaatcaagctttgaaatcgttttaaAGATAATGGAACCTCATAAATACACACAAACGATTACATAAATACACTCAAACGGTTACATAAATACACTCAAACGGTTATAGAAagaattacaaaaatacactcaaagattatagaaatacacccaaaagatttaaaaaatacacccaaaacaGGGAAGATAGTATATTTTTTCTTgaaatcttttaatattttgcTGGTTAAGGATGAGGCACATGGCAGAGACAATCTAGAAGAAAAAtctagaagaacagtaaaacagtaccttgaataatgtttcttcctgttttctagtgattttttatggagatttgtatcttttcttcttgatttcttcttctcttcgcGAGGAGTTGGAACGTTTCTGCAGAATCGTAATAGTTTATTTCAAATGTCCTTGAATCTTGATAGTTTGCGTTTTAATTGAGGAATAAGAGGAAGAGTGAACGAGTTGTGGAAGGAGCGCGTGTTTTTTTCTTGATGGTTTTTGcgttttgattgaggaagaagacGAAGAGTGAACGTGTTGTTAAAAGGGCGCGTGTTTTTTTCTAAAACTTGGAACAACTTGTATAATTTGTAAGCCAAAAAGACTTATATGTATAACAGACCTTTTAGAATATTACGCTAATACTCTGAAGCAAATTAGACTTATGAGCCCTTTAAATAAGAGCCGCTTCTCGATTGGTCCACGCTTTGGGACCAAACTCGACATTTCGAATAGGACCGTTTCCAGTATGCTGTTCCTCCATACCCTAACACTACTCCCAACAACTGCTACTCTATCCACTAGTAAGACTGCGATTTAGGCGGAGGATCTTCAGTCCGACCATTATCAAGCACATCCCTCGACGACTGCGCAACAAGggaaaatttgatttgaatcAATAGAGATTCTTGtgttatataaaaatttgatctAAACCATTACAGAATGGTAactataaaaagtaaaaatgtatattatattaTCAGTTGGCAAtcacataattttttaattcaaaatagGTAAATTGCAGATTACATCCTTTCACAGTGGAATATGTATATACATTAGGTACGATAAGGCaaataacataaaatacaaTATAGAATAACACCATTTAAAAAACTTTGATTGTTTCGCTTAATTAATGGCTAAGACCATCTCCAGTAGGAACTCATCTCAGTTTCTGTTTATGGCTCATCTGTCATAAAAAGTAACTCCACATCAGCTTTTGCGTCATAAACAGTAAATAGGAACTCAAagcatctctctcttctccattaggaggaactaactttagtccctgttgtggtcccacttaattaattaattaaaatactttaACCATGCACTGATCAACATCTCATCCTCTTTTCAATGCCAGTGTTGAATACTATCTTGCCTCCGATCTTCAATATCATCATTGAGGTCGATAGCATCTAATCCATGAGGGTTGGCAAAATCTGAATATTGCGAATTTGGACTAGATTGTATAGGAGTCTGAGAGGATGGGTTAGAAGAGCCACCAACACCAGATGAGTTATGTCTTGATGCACTAAATTGAGTTGGAAACGGCAAGGAAGTTGGAGTAACATTTCCGATAGAAGGGTTAAATATGGATGAAAATGGTAAATGGGGTGtttgtgaattttgattttgtggTTGGAATATAggaaattgattattataaggagtttgaaaattgaaattagagAGATTTTGTGGATTTGGATTTTGAAATGTATTTGGTACTATGAAGTTTTGATTTGGAACTTGAGAGTTTGAGGTTTGAGATTGTTGGGTATTTGGAATTTGAGAAAAGTTTTGTAAGTAATTGAAGAAAGAGTTGAGTTGGTTTGGATCCATTTTTtcgaacaaaaaataatagtgGCAGAACTTTGATTTTGTAAActtagaagaagatgaagaagagttGTAGAGAGTGTGAGAATACAAGTGTATCTAAGTGGTATATATAGagtaacaaaatattaatttattaataataacggTAACATAGTAACAACTAGTTTCTAACGGCTATTTTTACAACGACTAGTTTTACAACgactaaattaatataataatataaatataaataatatttaatattaattatgatataaataattaatataaattattaattaaataaatatttaattatttaatttatttaattattataattattattaaattaattataatttaattacttaattaattattatttaaataattaatataaattattaattaaataaaaatataattatttaatataattaattattataattattattaaattaattattatttaattatttaatataccTATTTAGCTAATTaacattatatataattatttattttttaactaactTGCCAAATGGTTGATTGTTTCATTGGAGTTCCTATTCAGAGGACTCCCGCTCTTTGGAATTCGTGTGGGAACTCCCTTTCTTTTCACTCCAAGGCATAAGCCTTCTTTCCTTCTGACACAATAAGAACTGGGCTTCATTTTTTTCTCCCATTGGAGATGCTCTAAGATTGTGACATCTCTTTATGGGTAACAAACTCTTACTATTTGATAGGGCTTAGAAGAAAACACCATTTTTTATTGGTATTGACAGTTACTTCCTTTGAATTAAAAAAGGGGAGAAGTTTTCGTTGGTCATTAACATTGTGTTTTCCATGTGTTAGAAGGAGCACCCCATAGGAAACCCGAAAAagttaaatttttgaaaaagaaaagagtttaattttgatacattaataatctaaaatattttatacagtTGTATAATTACGtctgtttttttaaataattatttatgagataaataaaaataataattattttttatgatgtaGTGTTATGTGATTAAATGCATGTGTAAAGTTGTTTTAACTGataatgtatcaaaattaaattattaaaaaaatggtAAATATACGATAAAGtataaattaaaactttttatCTCTAATATACTGAACttctttaatatttaatttaaataaattttatttttaattttatcctttaataatattaatttttttatcctacatatttattcaattattttttaataacattCAAGTagattatttttaatcacattatttttattttaagtaaatttattcttttaattttattaagatttttacTTCTCACGAAATGCTTGTAAAATggttaataaataaattttcaaaaaaaaagaacataATACATATACAAAAAGGTATAAATtatactttttgtttttaatataccaaattttttaatatttcatttaattaaatattaattttttttactctgGATAAagtataattaatattttaatcacACTAAACAAATCACTCTTAATcatattcattttattttaaatacatttattttttattttactcttAATCCCATTACTCAACATAAATATCTTCAAAGGCACTAAATTCAATGGTCCCAGAACATTTGGACCATTAAATAGTCCCATaacaaaacatgttttttaagttttttaataacTGCTAAATAAtccttttctaattttaattacaaattaaccccatgtattttatttagttataaaaattattttttattttataaattattattttattattcatctattatgtttattaataataaaaaacaaaaacaataacgAATTAGATTTTCGATTgatcataataatttttttggcaATCCTAATTGATTAAAAGTTTATCTTTGATCCGTTACATCCCTCGAGTGTTGTGAAATCGTGTTTTAGAGAGAATCAATCGATTAGATTAATAAAGCAAACGATTGAATTTCAGGTTTCCcataactcaatcgattggattgGACTTCAGATCATCATAAAATAATTGATTGAAATTGCAAGGCAGTATGGTTTTTGCAAAAATCAATCGATTGGTCATAGTACCCAATCAATTGAACGATAACTAGAATGTGATTTTTTTACAATTCAACCGATTGTTTATATtatccaatcgattgaaagcTTCAAAGCAGCTTGAAGTCtcacaattcaatcgattggttgtgTTGCCCAATCGATTGAAGTCTTCAAAGCAATATGGATTTGTCCAATTCAATCAATTGGTTGtgttacccaatcgattgaattatgCACTACGCCGTTCTCATTTTTCTTATcgtttttataaattattatcttattattcatctatcttatctttaaaattctatcttcaatttttaaatttttattttgatttagatactctaatcttatcttttctttaatattaaaattataaattagtgAATAATTTATCACCAATTATTCAATCCCAAAATTGAAATCGTGTATCAATCtctttaattataaaaaatttcattgttTTTCTTTCGGATATCCATCTACTTAATATCCAAATTTTCTTCATTCTTTAGCCGTCTATTTAATATCCAAtatttgttcatcatcaattgATAATTACAGTTACAACAATCAGCAAAGGTCCAATCAACTTTTTCATTATAGTGTTCAAAAAATAATCCACCGTTTTGATTACAAAATCGAGGTCAGTGAATAGAATCTCTAATTTTGTAATTCTTCGTTTCGATATTTTATTCGTGAAATTGATTgtgtaatgaaaaaatatttttttatcttttaataattCACAGACATTGAGAAATATTAAAAcgtaaataaattttattattttttattattaattgacCCTAGCAATCAGGGACGGACTTAGAGGGGGTGAGTAGTGGCCTCGAGACccccaaaattttaaaaaactatacttatatataagatatgtatttaaaaaataaaaaatattatataatttaatagttttatatgttttatttttcacTATGTAATGGATTTATGCTTTAATTGTTtaatttactaatattttttacttaactaatttaatatcataCCCTTAAGTCTCTGTAcctttcaaattaatttttatataataatctctatatttatttttaaaagaatcttttattttttatattaatatatttaacattcatattattatattaataataatttacgTAGTTATATTTTGGTAATCACATTATGTACTTTAGATATTATATTCTTGTAAACAatactcatttttcttctaaatttacgttgttaaaagaaaaattttataaagatATCTTATATCTTGTATTCTATAAAGGTACTGTGtctttcaaataattaataatttataatttattttcaaattttttaaaatttttgaaagaattaattttaattaataagatatgTGATAATTTTTACCTAAACACGCTATAAATtattgatattttattattttacaatgtactattgatattgttatatttttatgatgtaattatcatattaaaaataaaattgtgaaaaaaaattataattataaatatacatattttgataaatcttttaaaaaactaactctaataactatatgttaattatttttatagaataaaaaaatatttaaaattcgGCCCTTCCATATTAAAATTTCTGGATCCGTCCTTGCTAGCGATATTAGAAgctatttattttttgtaatgtTATAAGACGGAgtgtattaaaaaattttttttcattggaCATTTTTAAGTTGTCAGATATATTTACGGATACTGAGATGGATGAGCAATACCAGGAGGACGATGACATTAACCAACAAGAAGAGCTAGTTTGTGACCAAGATATGATGGATGAACAGAATGAATTCGAACAAGATTTCGGAGATGAATTTACTGAGGAAGCATATTTTTTTGAATCTGATCCGTTAGAAGATACCCTTGAAGCTGCTTATGCGGTTGACTCTGTGCAAGACATTACAACTTTGAATTTCAGTGAAAGTTGTGTGGAGAAAATTGGTAAATATCACTTTTCTACTTTGCAGCTTgcatttgatttttatttgaaGTACTCAAAGTCGAAGGGCTTTAGTGCAAGGAAGAGTAAGACTTTCAAGAATAGTATTGGCGAGATTTACAAACAAAAGTTTGTATGTCATAGGCAAGGATTCAGGGAGGAGAAATATTACACAATagaaaaaaggaagaaggagCCTAGATTGGAAATAAGAACTAGGTGTGAAGCCCGAATgtgaatgttaaatttgtacCTGAAATTGGAAAATGGCGTATCTTTTATTTCTTTGATGAACACAACCATGATCTATTGGATACACAATTTAGTGCTATGTTGCCTGCCTACAGAAAAATGACAGAGACAGATATTATGCAAATGATGAACATGCTAAAGTCTGGGATTAGCACTTCACAGATATTTGATCTTCTAGCTAGTCAAGCAGGCGGGTATGAATTTGTCGGCTATAGTCCCAGAGATATGTACACTGAGATTTCTCGACAAAGGCGTCAAGTTCCTGGTGATGCAGCACGAGTGTTGAAGAAGTTGGAGGATATGCGGTTGAAGGATCCACAATTATATTTCAAGGCATGTCGTGATTCAAAAGGTTTGTTACGTAACTTGTTCTGGTCTGATGGGATTAGCCAACTAGACTACCAACTCTTCGGAGATGTCATTGCTTTTGATACTATGTACAAGAAGAACAAGTATAGTTGTCCATTAGTCATATTCAGCGGGGTTAACGACCACAACCaaacaattatttttgttgctgCGTTAATTGTGGACGAAACTACTGATACATATATTTGGCTCCTGCGTCAGCTCATGTTTGCCATGAAGGGTAAAACCCCGACCTCAATAATAACTGATGGAGCCATGGCGATTAGGAATGCAGTAAGAGATGTATTTCCTGAAGTCAGACATAGATTATGCGCTTGGCACCTTTATTCGAAATGCGACTAGCAATGTCAGAAATCCATCGTTTACATCTAAATTCCAGAAAATCATGTTGGGAGACTACGAGATTCCCGTGTTTAAGCGTAAATGGGTTCAGCTTATTGAAGAATTTGGCCTTGAGGATAAGCCTTGGGTGAACAACATGTATGAAGAGAAGCATATGTGGGCTACTGCATATATAAGAGGTAAGTTTTTTGCTGGCTTTAGAACTACCTCAAGATATGAAGGTTTACACTCAGTTGTGGCAAGGTATGTGGGGTCACAGTATGATTTGACAAGTTTTTTAGAGCATTTTCAAAGGTGTGTTGTACACTTGCGCTTTAAAGAATTTAATGCTGATTATGAATCTACACGTGGGGTGCCCGTTATACAGACTTGTATAGAGCTGCTAGAGAGATTTGCTGCTGAAGTATACACTCATGAGATATTTCTATTGTTTCGGCTATTTCTTTCTAGAGTTGGATCAATGCGGGTGCTAAACATAGAGAATAACAATGATTGCTCAAAGTACATTGTGTGTAATCATGGGAGGCCCGATTTTCTGTGGACCGTTAAATTTCGTCAAGAAGAAATGATCTTCATGTGTTCTTGTTTAAGAATGGAGTCATTTGGAATTCCTTGTGAACA includes:
- the LOC130933908 gene encoding uncharacterized protein LOC130933908; the protein is MDEQYQEDDDINQQEELVCDQDMMDEQNEFEQDFGDEFTEEAYFFESDPLEDTLEAAYAVDSVQDITTLNFSESCVEKIGKYHFSTLQLAFDFYLKYSKSKGFSARKSKTFKNSIGEIYKQKFVCHRQGFREEKYYTIEKRKKEPRLEIRTRCEARM
- the LOC130933909 gene encoding protein FAR1-RELATED SEQUENCE 5-like codes for the protein MTETDIMQMMNMLKSGISTSQIFDLLASQAGGYEFVGYSPRDMYTEISRQRRQVPGDAARVLKKLEDMRLKDPQLYFKACRDSKGLLRNLFWSDGISQLDYQLFGDVIAFDTMYKKNKYSCPLVIFSGVNDHNQTIIFVAALIVDETTDTYIWLLRQLMFAMKGKTPTSIITDGAMAIRNAVRDVFPEKIMLGDYEIPVFKRKWVQLIEEFGLEDKPWVNNMYEEKHMWATAYIRGKFFAGFRTTSRYEGLHSVVARYVGSQYDLTSFLEHFQRCVVHLRFKEFNADYESTRGVPVIQTCIELLERFAAEVYTHEIFLLFRLFLSRVGSMRVLNIENNNDCSKYIVCNHGRPDFLWTVKFRQEEMIFMCSCLRMESFGIPCEHIVKVLVDRDICEIPPSLVLDRWIKKVKSALNDVSGFTRDAVVISRQSALMEFSKQFAAVAVKVPERFEETRDIIMELYSSYKTADEGTTQPQSGVAKSRNLYVYQTNIGSGQPSKKKQQRCSVC